A segment of the Parabacteroides sp. FAFU027 genome:
GTTGGAGCGAAATAAAACCTCCAGGGTTTTGGAAACCTTGGAGGTTTGGTGCGGTATCGGAGTATCTGACGGTAGCTTCTGCGCGAGGACTTGCAGCGCATAGCCCGACCCGAGGGAACGAGGGGCGCGCCCTAAGAAAAAGAATGAAAGAGGGAATTATAAACTGTTTTTCTACTTTTGTGTTCTATAAATTCAATCGGGTAAGAATTGCCCGGAAATATTGAAGGATCATGAGCAAAGGTGCACTTTTAATAAATCTCGGTTCTCCGGACTCCCCTACTCCGCATGATGTGAAGAGATATCTCGGGGAATTTCTGATGGATAAATACGTCATTGATATTCCCTATATTGCGCGTAAATTATTAGTCAAGGGGATTATACTCCGCACCCGACCGGAAAAATCGGCCAGGAATTATCAAAAAATATGGTGGGACGAGGGTTCTCCATTAATCGTTTTGTCAAAACGGATGCTCCAAAAGGTGTCAAAACAGACTTCCATCCCAGCTGCACTGGCTATGAGATACGGAGAGCCATCTATTCTAACCGGGTTGAAAGAGTTAGCTGGGAAGGGAGTTGATGAGGTGCTGATTATTCCTCTTTATCCGCAATATGCGATGGCAACTACGGTCACGATACTCGAAAAAGCACGCATTTTGCAGAAAAAATATTTCCCTGAAATGAAATTGTCGTCGCTTCCTGCTTTTTATCACAGACCAGAATATATCCGTGCATTAGCTGACTCCATACGGAAGTCAACAGCTGAAAAAGAGATTGAGCATTTCCTTTTTTCTTATCATGGTATCCCAGAGCGCCATATTCACAAATCGGACATTACCCATTCGCATTGCAAAATTGACGGCTCATGCTGCAGAATGCCTTCTCCTGCTCACGAATTCTGCTACCGGCACCAATGTTACGAAACGACCAGACTGGTGTGTGAGGAACTTGAACTTTCGGTGGATAACGTGAGTACTTCTTTTCAGTCCAGACTTGGGAAAGAAGTATGGCTGCAACCTTATACATCGGAGACGATACGCAAACTGGCAGAAAGTGGAGTAAAGAAACTGGCCGTAGTCACACCTGCCTTTGTGGCTGATTGCCTGGAAACGTTGGAGGAAATAGGAATGGAAGCTAAAACCGATTTTTTACAGCTAGGAGGAGAAGAGTTTCTGGCAATACCCTGCCTCAACGATAATGATGTATGGTGCATGGTTCTCAGCGAATGGATTGAAAAGTGGGCAGAATAGCATTCTATACAAAGAAACGGTTTCATTATTTACCGAAACCGTTTCTTTATATTACTACCAGAGGGTTATTTCTTTACAATCTTGCGTGTAAACACACCTGTATCTGTTTCTATTTGAAGAATATAGGTTTGTGCCGGGAGATTC
Coding sequences within it:
- the hemH gene encoding ferrochelatase, translated to MSKGALLINLGSPDSPTPHDVKRYLGEFLMDKYVIDIPYIARKLLVKGIILRTRPEKSARNYQKIWWDEGSPLIVLSKRMLQKVSKQTSIPAALAMRYGEPSILTGLKELAGKGVDEVLIIPLYPQYAMATTVTILEKARILQKKYFPEMKLSSLPAFYHRPEYIRALADSIRKSTAEKEIEHFLFSYHGIPERHIHKSDITHSHCKIDGSCCRMPSPAHEFCYRHQCYETTRLVCEELELSVDNVSTSFQSRLGKEVWLQPYTSETIRKLAESGVKKLAVVTPAFVADCLETLEEIGMEAKTDFLQLGGEEFLAIPCLNDNDVWCMVLSEWIEKWAE